The Formosa sp. Hel1_33_131 genome window below encodes:
- a CDS encoding HAD family hydrolase — MLKAVLFDMDGVIVDTEPLHHKAYKMMFDDVGIDVSETMYRSFTGQSTRGICEFLCKHFDLTLLPIVLEKGKRAYFTKLFFEDPDLQLLEGVEDLIKDYHANGLTLVVASSASMFTINNVMKRFKLDLYFKDKLSGADLKASKPHPEIFSNAAKAAGVSSSECFVIEDSTNGIIAAKDANIFCIAYKSANSKDQDYTRADMLVSDYNDIKFDKIKSIFD, encoded by the coding sequence ATGTTAAAAGCAGTACTTTTTGATATGGATGGCGTCATTGTAGATACCGAACCATTACACCATAAAGCTTATAAAATGATGTTTGATGATGTGGGAATCGATGTGTCTGAAACGATGTACCGAAGTTTTACGGGACAGTCCACAAGAGGCATCTGTGAGTTTCTTTGCAAGCACTTTGATTTAACGCTACTACCGATTGTTTTAGAAAAAGGCAAACGGGCGTATTTTACGAAATTATTTTTTGAAGATCCAGATTTGCAACTGCTTGAGGGTGTCGAAGATCTGATCAAAGATTACCATGCCAACGGATTAACGTTAGTAGTTGCTTCCTCGGCGTCTATGTTTACCATCAATAATGTGATGAAACGTTTTAAGTTGGATCTCTATTTTAAAGACAAGTTGAGCGGTGCCGATTTAAAAGCGTCCAAGCCACATCCCGAAATATTTAGTAATGCTGCCAAAGCTGCTGGGGTCTCTTCTTCAGAGTGTTTTGTGATTGAAGACTCTACCAATGGAATCATTGCCGCAAAAGACGCCAACATCTTTTGTATAGCTTACAAAAGCGCAAATTCTAAAGATCAGGACTATACCAGAGCCGATATGCTAGTATCAGATTACAATGACATTAAATTCGATAAAATTAAATCTATTTTTGACTAG
- the ccsA gene encoding cytochrome c biogenesis protein, with amino-acid sequence MLKKLTNILFSTRLTGTLFIVFAISMAVGTFMDQGQSTSPTPYSRTLIYNALWFEAIMVVFIINFAGNIFRYRLLRKEKWATLTLHLSFIFILFGAFLTRYHGFEGMMSIREGATESTFLSQKTYLTTYIDGDFEINGQLQRRVHEDEVDFSPRLTNKYILKTSYDTTPITIELVDFIGGAEEDIVPTDDGEYYLKIVEAGDGAPHNHFLKLGQVSSIHNVLYALNKPTDGAINITYSETELTIQSPYEGEYMTMATRVQGRLVKDSIQPLALRSRYIIGNQAIVFPKPVVKGAFDVVKKSRLLKGDEDGIALKISANGSTKILKLLGGKGSNNPFKDIEVGGLEFNFKYGSKLLDLPFEIKLNDFIAERYPGTEKSYASFESKVTVLEAQEEDFDFHIYMNNILDHRGYKFFQASFDPDEKGTILSVNHDYWGTWFTYLGYYLLYFGLMAILLSKHARMESLRNQLDKIKKKKSKLAMLVLFLMSFNGVAQTSHGSDHENLRPSTIQLDSILKLNITPVSQADRFGHLVIQDTDGRMKPVNTYASELLRKLSKKDVYKDFDANQVFLSMQESPQLWYNVPIIFLKAKKADTIRTILGLEKTAKYAALVDFLDPKLNYKLGPYLDEAYSAQVPTAIQKIFKDTDQRVSLLFNTLDGSGLRLFPIPDDENNKWVSSNEFREGAYQLQDSLYGNFIKTGFMAYMATLQNDKVLKTDFSKSQQLLDAIKKTQIKFGGDTTISEDKIATEILYNRYDIFKKLFEYYMYAGVLMFLLLIVQIFKDRSKYINVSVKVFKYAILGLFALHTAGLIVRWYISGHAPWSDAYESMIYVAWATMAFGVMLGVKSDLTFASTAFVTAMILMIAHWNWMDPSIGNLQPVLDSYWLMIHVAIIVGSYGPLTLGMILGLITLLLMILTTSKNKEKMALNIKELTIINEMALTVGLVMLTIGNFLGGMWANESWGRYWGWDPKETWALISIMIYAFVIHMRLIPGLRSRFGFSLASVLAFGSIMMTYFGVNFYLAGLHSYAKDDQEISVTYIVTSLIVITIIAVFAYRKHLKYFKK; translated from the coding sequence ATGCTAAAAAAACTAACAAATATACTTTTTTCTACCCGCTTAACAGGGACATTATTCATCGTTTTTGCCATTTCCATGGCGGTAGGAACGTTTATGGATCAGGGGCAAAGTACCTCTCCAACCCCGTACTCCCGAACATTGATTTACAATGCGCTTTGGTTTGAAGCGATCATGGTGGTGTTTATCATCAATTTTGCAGGAAATATTTTTAGATACCGACTGTTGAGAAAAGAAAAATGGGCAACGCTAACACTTCATTTATCGTTTATATTTATTTTGTTTGGAGCATTTTTGACACGTTACCACGGATTTGAGGGCATGATGTCCATCAGAGAAGGAGCGACTGAAAGTACATTTTTATCTCAAAAAACATATTTAACAACGTATATTGATGGTGATTTTGAAATCAACGGGCAGCTTCAGCGTCGTGTTCATGAAGATGAAGTCGATTTTTCTCCTCGCCTTACAAATAAATACATTCTTAAAACTTCTTACGATACAACGCCTATTACCATTGAATTGGTTGATTTTATTGGAGGTGCAGAAGAAGACATTGTCCCCACTGATGATGGCGAATACTACCTGAAAATTGTAGAAGCGGGCGATGGTGCCCCGCACAACCACTTTCTGAAATTGGGACAAGTGAGCAGCATTCACAATGTGTTGTATGCGCTTAATAAACCCACAGACGGCGCGATTAATATTACCTATTCAGAAACGGAATTGACCATACAATCTCCTTATGAAGGAGAATATATGACCATGGCGACTAGAGTTCAAGGGCGTTTGGTAAAAGACAGTATTCAGCCACTCGCATTGCGCTCGCGTTATATTATCGGAAATCAAGCGATTGTGTTTCCAAAACCGGTGGTCAAAGGTGCGTTTGATGTCGTAAAAAAATCGAGATTGCTTAAAGGGGACGAAGATGGTATTGCCTTGAAAATATCGGCTAATGGCAGCACCAAAATTTTGAAATTGCTAGGAGGGAAGGGCTCTAACAATCCGTTTAAAGATATTGAAGTGGGCGGTTTGGAATTTAATTTTAAATATGGATCGAAGCTTTTAGACCTTCCTTTTGAAATTAAACTCAATGATTTTATAGCGGAACGCTATCCCGGTACCGAAAAAAGCTATGCCTCTTTTGAAAGTAAAGTCACTGTTTTGGAGGCTCAAGAAGAAGATTTCGATTTTCACATTTATATGAACAATATTTTGGACCACCGTGGTTATAAGTTTTTTCAAGCCAGTTTTGATCCGGATGAAAAAGGAACCATTTTATCTGTCAATCATGATTATTGGGGGACTTGGTTTACCTATTTGGGCTACTATTTATTGTATTTTGGTTTGATGGCGATCTTGTTATCAAAACATGCACGTATGGAATCCTTGCGCAATCAACTCGATAAAATCAAGAAAAAGAAATCGAAATTAGCGATGCTAGTTTTGTTTCTAATGTCCTTTAATGGGGTTGCACAAACGTCGCACGGATCGGATCATGAAAATTTACGTCCGAGCACCATACAATTAGATTCCATTTTAAAACTGAATATCACACCAGTTAGTCAGGCAGATCGGTTTGGGCATTTGGTCATTCAAGATACGGATGGACGGATGAAACCCGTAAACACTTATGCTTCAGAATTGCTTCGGAAACTGAGCAAAAAAGATGTATATAAAGATTTTGATGCCAATCAAGTGTTTTTATCAATGCAAGAAAGTCCACAACTCTGGTACAATGTTCCAATTATTTTCTTAAAAGCTAAAAAGGCAGATACCATTCGGACCATTTTGGGCTTAGAAAAAACTGCTAAATATGCGGCTTTGGTGGACTTTTTAGACCCTAAATTAAATTATAAATTAGGACCTTATTTGGATGAAGCTTACAGTGCGCAGGTGCCTACAGCCATTCAAAAAATATTTAAAGATACAGATCAACGTGTGAGTTTATTATTTAATACTCTAGATGGAAGCGGCTTGCGTTTATTTCCAATTCCAGACGATGAAAACAATAAATGGGTCTCTTCAAATGAGTTTAGAGAAGGCGCCTACCAGCTACAAGATTCTCTTTATGGCAATTTCATCAAAACAGGGTTTATGGCGTATATGGCCACCTTACAAAATGACAAGGTTTTAAAAACGGATTTTTCTAAAAGCCAACAATTATTAGATGCGATTAAGAAAACGCAAATAAAATTTGGGGGTGATACCACGATTTCTGAAGATAAAATTGCAACCGAAATTCTATACAACCGCTATGATATTTTCAAAAAACTATTCGAGTATTATATGTATGCAGGTGTTTTGATGTTTTTATTGTTGATTGTTCAGATTTTTAAAGACCGCAGTAAGTACATAAACGTCTCTGTTAAAGTTTTTAAATACGCTATTTTAGGATTGTTTGCACTGCATACTGCTGGGCTTATTGTGCGTTGGTATATTTCTGGTCATGCCCCTTGGAGTGACGCCTATGAATCTATGATTTATGTGGCTTGGGCTACGATGGCTTTTGGAGTGATGTTAGGAGTTAAAAGCGATTTGACCTTTGCATCCACCGCTTTTGTGACCGCTATGATTTTGATGATTGCACACTGGAATTGGATGGATCCTTCCATCGGAAACCTGCAGCCCGTCTTAGACAGTTATTGGTTAATGATTCACGTGGCCATCATTGTAGGAAGTTATGGTCCCTTAACATTAGGGATGATTTTAGGGTTAATCACACTCTTATTGATGATTCTAACGACTTCGAAAAACAAGGAAAAGATGGCGTTAAACATCAAGGAATTGACCATTATTAATGAGATGGCGTTGACCGTTGGATTGGTAATGCTTACCATTGGAAATTTCTTAGGGGGTATGTGGGCCAATGAAAGTTGGGGACGCTATTGGGGTTGGGACCCCAAAGAAACGTGGGCACTGATCAGTATTATGATTTATGCGTTTGTGATTCACATGCGTTTGATTCCTGGATTGCGAAGTCGTTTTGGATTTAGTCTGGCTTCTGTTTTAGCCTTTGGAAGTATTATGATGACGTATTTTGGAGTGAATTTTTACCTTGCCGGATTGCATTCCTACGCAAAAGACGATCAAGAAATTAGCGTTACGTATATCGTAACCTCACTTATTGTAATCACGATCATCGCTGTGTTTGCCTACCGAAAACACTTGAAATATTTCAAGAAATAA
- a CDS encoding Rossmann-like and DUF2520 domain-containing protein has product MISVVILGAGNVGTHLVKAIQTAENLSLVQWYCRDPKGVKSPIKDVELCHDLEHLKLADVYIIAVSDKAVSDLSKQLPFENRLVVHTSGSVAMKQLDMKLRRGVFYPLQTFSLTSEVAFSDVPFCIETMEKEDSKFLKNLAIEMGSPSYMINTEQRQALHLSAVFINNFSNQLYRIAHELSDFKSINFDVLKPLILETAKKVQYISPYAAQTGPAKRNDRVTINQHLRTLESHPEYQSIYEQLTQSIKNTHGFKKL; this is encoded by the coding sequence ATGATATCTGTCGTAATTTTAGGAGCTGGAAATGTAGGAACGCACTTGGTCAAGGCAATTCAAACCGCAGAAAACTTGAGTTTGGTTCAATGGTATTGTCGAGATCCGAAAGGAGTCAAGTCACCGATCAAAGACGTTGAATTGTGTCATGATTTAGAGCATTTAAAACTAGCGGATGTGTACATCATTGCCGTGAGTGATAAAGCCGTTTCCGATCTGTCCAAACAACTCCCTTTTGAAAATCGGTTGGTGGTTCATACTTCTGGAAGTGTGGCGATGAAACAGTTAGACATGAAACTCCGAAGAGGTGTTTTTTACCCGCTTCAAACATTTTCGTTGACTTCAGAAGTCGCGTTTTCAGACGTTCCATTCTGCATTGAAACAATGGAAAAAGAAGATTCAAAATTTCTTAAAAACTTAGCCATTGAAATGGGAAGTCCATCTTATATGATCAATACCGAGCAACGTCAAGCTTTGCATTTATCGGCGGTGTTTATCAATAATTTCTCCAATCAATTGTATCGAATTGCACACGAGTTGTCCGATTTTAAAAGTATTAATTTTGATGTTTTAAAACCGTTAATTTTAGAGACTGCCAAAAAAGTACAATACATATCTCCTTACGCTGCACAAACGGGGCCTGCAAAACGCAACGACCGCGTGACCATTAATCAACATTTGAGAACTTTAGAAAGCCACCCCGAATACCAATCAATTTATGAGCAACTTACACAATCAATAAAAAATACACATGGATTCAAAAAGTTATAA
- a CDS encoding KdsC family phosphatase: MDSKSYKEYLKDIKAFIFDVDGVLTDSSVLVTSEGEMLRKMSTRDGFALKTAVDAGFLVCIISGGKNEGVRKRLEGLGVQEISLGAHDKVVHLKELFDKHQLKAENAVYMGDDIPDIPPMKLVGLPTCPQDAVPEVKAVSKYISHKNGGDGSARDIIEQVLKVQGQWMKAFDARYD; this comes from the coding sequence ATGGATTCAAAAAGTTATAAAGAATACTTAAAAGATATTAAGGCGTTTATTTTTGATGTCGATGGCGTCCTCACCGATTCCTCGGTCTTAGTGACTTCCGAAGGTGAAATGCTTCGTAAGATGAGTACTAGAGATGGATTTGCCTTAAAAACGGCGGTCGATGCTGGCTTTTTAGTTTGCATTATTTCAGGTGGAAAAAACGAAGGAGTTCGCAAACGCCTGGAAGGCTTGGGTGTTCAAGAAATTAGTTTAGGAGCGCATGATAAGGTTGTGCATCTCAAGGAATTGTTTGACAAGCATCAATTGAAAGCCGAAAACGCAGTCTATATGGGTGATGATATTCCAGACATTCCACCGATGAAACTCGTTGGACTTCCTACCTGTCCGCAAGATGCAGTTCCAGAAGTGAAAGCAGTATCAAAATACATCTCACATAAAAATGGGGGCGATGGATCAGCTCGTGATATTATTGAACAAGTTCTGAAAGTACAAGGCCAATGGATGAAAGCATTTGATGCTCGATATGATTAA
- a CDS encoding Maf-like protein: MLADLLKSKHIILASSSPRRQELIKGLGLDFEIRIKSVKEEYPHRLRHFEISDYLAQLKSMPFLEELNPNDILITSDTIVWFDNQALGKPKDNNDAFEMLKILSGRTHEVITSVCFKSTVSQKTINSITKVTFKELSDAEIWYYIDNFKVLDKAGAYGIQDWIGQIGVTKIEGSYFNVMGFPMDKIYKTLLSF; this comes from the coding sequence ATGCTCGCAGACCTTTTAAAATCTAAACACATCATCTTAGCCTCTTCATCCCCTAGAAGACAGGAATTGATCAAAGGACTCGGACTGGATTTTGAAATCCGAATCAAATCAGTAAAAGAAGAATACCCTCACAGGCTTCGACATTTTGAAATATCTGATTATTTGGCGCAACTTAAATCAATGCCGTTTTTAGAGGAATTGAACCCGAATGACATTCTTATTACAAGTGATACCATTGTGTGGTTTGACAATCAAGCCCTCGGAAAACCAAAAGACAACAACGATGCTTTTGAAATGCTAAAAATATTAAGTGGTCGTACACATGAGGTGATTACGTCGGTATGTTTTAAATCTACAGTATCACAAAAAACCATCAATTCGATTACCAAAGTGACGTTTAAAGAACTGAGCGACGCCGAAATATGGTATTATATCGATAATTTTAAAGTGCTTGATAAAGCGGGGGCTTACGGCATTCAAGATTGGATTGGACAGATTGGGGTTACTAAAATTGAAGGTTCCTATTTTAATGTAATGGGCTTTCCAATGGATAAAATTTACAAGACCTTACTTAGTTTCTAA
- a CDS encoding YheT family hydrolase, translated as MPIVKSNFKAHFGFRSGFIATVYSGLIRRLKIKQFRERITLRDDDFIDLDWSYSPTPSKSVIILFHGLEGHGQRPYITGAALHFNEQNIDAICVNFRCCSGELNKYYTSYHSGKTDDIEDLIQHVISLDKYDSIFLKGISLGGNILLKYLGDGTVVPPQVKAAMAVSVPCDLSGSAKALHALKNLPYHINFKWGLIQRLKLKQKQFPEAITKAKIRSIKTLNDFDEVYTSRAHGFENAQDYYKKCSSLQFLNAIKTPVLILNALNDSFLSEACFPFEEAEKNPNVYLETPNRGGHVGFISRNGYYYNETRALEFFLETK; from the coding sequence ATGCCTATAGTTAAAAGTAATTTCAAAGCGCATTTCGGGTTTCGAAGTGGATTTATAGCTACCGTCTATTCGGGGCTGATACGGCGTTTGAAAATCAAGCAATTTAGAGAACGCATCACTTTAAGGGATGATGACTTTATTGATTTGGATTGGAGTTACAGTCCAACGCCCTCAAAATCGGTGATTATCCTATTTCATGGTTTGGAAGGACATGGACAACGCCCCTATATCACAGGAGCCGCATTGCACTTTAATGAACAAAATATCGATGCGATTTGTGTTAATTTCCGCTGTTGTAGTGGCGAATTAAATAAGTATTATACAAGCTACCATTCAGGTAAAACAGACGATATAGAGGATCTTATTCAACATGTAATCTCACTGGATAAATACGACTCTATTTTCCTAAAAGGCATCAGTCTTGGGGGGAATATTTTGTTGAAATATTTAGGTGATGGAACGGTTGTTCCGCCGCAAGTCAAAGCAGCAATGGCAGTGTCTGTGCCTTGCGATTTATCAGGGTCGGCGAAAGCCTTACACGCCTTAAAAAACTTACCTTACCATATCAATTTCAAATGGGGATTGATCCAACGTTTGAAGTTAAAACAAAAGCAATTTCCGGAAGCGATTACTAAAGCCAAAATTAGAAGCATCAAAACACTCAACGATTTTGATGAAGTCTATACCTCTCGAGCACATGGATTTGAAAACGCACAAGACTATTATAAAAAATGCAGCAGTTTGCAGTTTTTGAATGCCATCAAAACACCTGTCTTGATTTTAAATGCGCTAAACGATTCGTTTTTATCGGAAGCCTGTTTCCCATTTGAGGAAGCTGAAAAGAATCCAAATGTGTATTTAGAAACGCCCAATCGTGGTGGACACGTTGGGTTTATCAGTCGGAATGGGTATTATTATAATGAAACGCGTGCGTTAGAATTCTTTTTAGAAACTAAGTAA
- the tilS gene encoding tRNA lysidine(34) synthetase TilS, producing MLKVFQHLLQNRFSFLKEAPLLLAVSGGLDSMVLTDLCVNSGLNIALAHCNFKLRADESDADERFIKDFSKTHNLEVFTTHFDTEAFAQTSKQSIQMAARQLRYEWFDSLQKQHEFEYVLTAHHADDNLETVLINLSRGTGLEGLMGIPEINGSVVRPLLELSRDQIHDFAVQEKISWREDSSNKSTKYLRNNLRHTIIPLLKDLNPSFIESFQTTQNHLKDTQSILEDYMLEIEDKVIESIDENQIVYNIDQLQSLNNPKAYLYQLLKTYNFSDWSQITALLEAQSGKQITSSTHRLLKNRSQLILSKLNSFSEVSILIEATETNISIPDQPFDLKLEITTSIGSSSKDVLYLDFESLEFPLRLSHWKSGDYFYPSGMSGKKKLSKYFKDEKFSLIDKENTLVMYSGDAVVWIVGRRADQRFLATEKSPKILKLSIERNAYS from the coding sequence ATGTTAAAAGTCTTTCAACATCTTTTACAAAACCGATTTTCTTTTTTAAAAGAAGCTCCTTTGTTGCTCGCAGTTTCAGGGGGATTGGACAGTATGGTATTGACTGATTTATGTGTGAATTCAGGTTTAAATATTGCGTTGGCACATTGTAACTTTAAGTTAAGAGCTGATGAAAGTGATGCCGATGAACGCTTTATTAAAGACTTTTCAAAAACTCATAATTTAGAAGTTTTCACTACTCATTTTGATACTGAAGCGTTTGCACAGACTAGTAAGCAATCCATCCAAATGGCAGCACGTCAATTGCGCTATGAATGGTTTGATTCTCTGCAAAAGCAACATGAGTTTGAATATGTTTTAACCGCTCACCATGCCGATGATAATTTAGAAACCGTTCTCATCAACTTATCTCGTGGTACGGGATTGGAAGGACTGATGGGGATTCCTGAAATTAACGGGTCTGTAGTACGTCCATTGTTAGAATTATCGAGAGATCAGATTCATGATTTTGCAGTTCAAGAAAAGATTTCTTGGCGTGAGGATAGCTCAAATAAAAGCACAAAATATCTGCGTAATAATTTACGCCATACCATCATTCCACTTTTGAAAGACTTGAACCCTTCCTTTATTGAAAGTTTTCAAACCACTCAAAATCATTTGAAGGATACACAATCCATTTTGGAAGATTATATGTTAGAAATAGAGGACAAGGTGATTGAATCCATTGATGAAAATCAAATTGTCTATAATATAGACCAACTCCAATCCTTAAACAATCCTAAAGCGTATTTATACCAGTTGTTAAAAACGTATAATTTCTCCGATTGGTCACAAATCACAGCACTTTTAGAGGCGCAGTCTGGAAAACAGATTACGTCTTCTACCCATCGTTTACTAAAAAACAGATCACAATTAATTTTAAGTAAACTGAACTCATTTTCGGAAGTGTCAATTTTAATTGAGGCCACAGAAACAAATATTTCTATTCCAGACCAACCGTTTGATTTAAAGTTAGAAATCACCACTTCTATCGGGTCATCTTCTAAAGACGTTTTGTATTTGGATTTTGAATCCTTAGAATTCCCTTTACGATTGAGTCACTGGAAGTCGGGAGATTATTTTTATCCCTCTGGCATGAGCGGAAAAAAGAAATTAAGTAAGTATTTTAAAGATGAAAAATTCTCTTTAATAGATAAAGAAAACACTCTCGTCATGTATAGTGGCGATGCAGTTGTTTGGATTGTTGGCAGGCGTGCAGACCAACGTTTTTTAGCAACCGAAAAGAGCCCTAAAATTTTAAAACTATCAATCGAACGCAATGCCTATAGTTAA
- the pabB gene encoding aminodeoxychorismate synthase component I produces MRDHKEITLRSVEGFKTQLLAWAQQFEDIVWLDSNQSLQPHSSYDCILAVDAFTGIQTDSDNGFKKLKEYQSITNDWIFGYLSYDLKNDTEPLKSQNFDGLDFPDLCFFQPKKLFLFKDNTLTIKYLNYVSGEVDTDLESIETFSLQNDPSHTNDIQIESRISKKYYINKVSTLLSHIHRGDVYEANFCQEFYAHADLNPLETYFKLNKIAEAPFATFLKNGDKFLLSSSPERYLKKVGLDITSQPIKGTTKRSEHAEEDANLKTTLESDPKERSENIMIVDLVRNDLSKIAQKGTVNVSELCQIHSFKQVHHMISTVQAKALPTISAVDIIAATFPMGSMTGAPKISAMKIIEALEDTKRGLYSGAVGYFTPEGDFDFNVVIRSILYNASKSYISFSVGSAITSKSTPEKEYDECLVKAKAMRSVLEN; encoded by the coding sequence TTGCGAGACCATAAAGAAATTACACTCCGTTCGGTAGAAGGATTTAAAACTCAGTTATTAGCTTGGGCTCAACAATTTGAAGACATTGTTTGGCTAGATTCTAACCAGTCCTTACAACCCCATAGCAGCTATGATTGTATCTTAGCGGTAGATGCTTTTACAGGCATTCAGACCGATTCTGACAATGGTTTTAAAAAATTAAAAGAATACCAATCCATCACCAACGATTGGATTTTCGGATATCTTTCATATGATTTAAAAAATGATACCGAACCTCTAAAGTCTCAAAATTTTGATGGGCTCGATTTCCCAGACCTTTGTTTTTTTCAACCTAAAAAATTATTTTTATTTAAAGACAATACATTAACAATTAAGTATTTAAATTATGTTTCTGGTGAGGTGGATACCGATTTAGAATCGATTGAAACGTTTTCATTACAAAACGATCCATCCCATACAAATGACATTCAAATTGAATCTCGTATTTCAAAAAAATACTATATTAATAAGGTAAGTACACTATTGTCTCACATCCACAGAGGCGATGTTTATGAAGCTAATTTTTGTCAAGAATTTTATGCGCATGCAGATTTGAATCCTTTAGAAACGTATTTTAAATTGAATAAAATTGCAGAAGCACCCTTTGCAACCTTTCTTAAAAATGGAGATAAATTTTTATTATCCTCTTCCCCAGAACGGTATCTAAAAAAGGTGGGGCTAGACATTACCTCTCAGCCCATCAAAGGGACTACCAAGCGGTCTGAGCATGCAGAAGAAGATGCGAACTTAAAAACAACTTTAGAAAGCGACCCAAAAGAACGCAGTGAAAACATTATGATTGTTGATTTAGTACGGAATGACCTGTCTAAAATCGCTCAAAAAGGAACGGTCAACGTTTCGGAACTCTGTCAAATACATAGTTTTAAACAAGTTCACCACATGATTTCAACGGTTCAAGCAAAGGCATTGCCAACCATTTCTGCGGTGGATATTATTGCAGCCACATTCCCAATGGGTAGCATGACTGGGGCTCCAAAAATTTCAGCAATGAAAATTATAGAGGCGCTTGAAGACACCAAGAGGGGGCTTTATTCTGGTGCGGTTGGATACTTTACTCCTGAAGGAGATTTTGATTTTAATGTGGTGATTCGAAGTATCTTGTACAACGCTTCCAAGTCGTATATTTCATTTTCTGTTGGGAGTGCCATCACCTCAAAAAGTACTCCAGAAAAGGAGTATGACGAATGTCTTGTGAAAGCCAAAGCAATGCGTAGTGTTTTGGAGAATTAA
- a CDS encoding DEAD/DEAH box helicase, translating into MLSFEDFKLTTPLSNALQDLGFIEPTPIQEAAFSVICAGKDVVGIAQTGTGKTLAYSLPLVRNLTYSTQENPRVLILVPTRELVVQVVDSLTDLNVYTNNRVLGVYGGTNINTQKQQIAAGIDILVATPGRLYDLALSRVLQLKSIQKLVIDEVDVMLDLGFRHQLINIFDLLPERRQNIMFSATMTTDVDALITDFFINPERISVALSGTPLENIMQFRYDVPNYYTKVNLIRFLMEERDVFYRVLIFVSNKRMADRLFESLEEVFNDDCCVIHSNKTQNYRLRSIEQFREGFNRILVATDVMARGLDIDDVSHVINFDTPEYPENYMHRIGRTGRAKRKGTSILLSKVDETDSKDAIEALMQMNIETLDIPEVVEISKELIEEERPQINEPYNPHKQRDEDAPGPAFHDKKEKNTKENLGGSYKFIIAKKYKKPQTRGDKNYNKRNKK; encoded by the coding sequence ATGTTATCTTTCGAAGACTTTAAATTAACCACTCCCTTAAGCAATGCGCTTCAGGATTTAGGATTTATTGAACCCACTCCCATTCAGGAGGCGGCTTTCAGTGTCATCTGTGCAGGAAAAGATGTGGTTGGAATTGCTCAAACGGGAACGGGAAAAACATTGGCTTACTCCTTGCCTTTGGTGAGAAACCTCACCTATTCGACTCAAGAGAACCCACGTGTTTTGATTTTAGTACCTACACGTGAACTTGTAGTCCAGGTGGTAGACTCCTTAACGGATCTAAACGTTTATACGAATAACCGTGTTTTGGGCGTTTATGGCGGCACCAATATCAACACTCAAAAACAACAAATAGCAGCCGGAATTGACATTCTTGTGGCCACTCCTGGACGCTTGTATGACTTGGCATTGAGTCGGGTACTACAACTTAAAAGCATACAAAAACTGGTGATTGATGAAGTGGATGTCATGCTCGATTTAGGGTTTAGACACCAATTGATTAACATTTTTGACTTGCTACCAGAACGCCGTCAGAATATTATGTTTTCGGCAACGATGACCACAGATGTGGATGCTTTGATTACCGATTTTTTCATCAATCCGGAGCGTATTTCAGTCGCACTTTCTGGGACACCTCTAGAGAATATCATGCAGTTTCGTTACGATGTTCCCAATTATTATACAAAGGTAAATTTGATTCGGTTCTTAATGGAAGAACGCGATGTGTTTTACCGCGTCCTCATTTTTGTTTCCAACAAACGTATGGCGGACCGTCTGTTTGAATCCCTTGAAGAAGTCTTTAATGACGACTGTTGTGTGATTCACTCCAACAAAACCCAGAATTACCGTTTGCGAAGTATTGAACAATTTAGAGAGGGTTTCAATAGAATTTTAGTGGCTACAGATGTCATGGCACGTGGATTGGATATTGACGATGTATCGCATGTGATCAATTTTGACACTCCTGAGTATCCCGAAAATTATATGCACCGTATTGGTCGAACAGGACGTGCGAAACGAAAAGGAACGAGTATTCTACTTTCAAAAGTTGATGAGACCGATTCTAAAGATGCGATTGAAGCTTTAATGCAAATGAACATTGAAACGTTAGACATTCCTGAAGTGGTCGAAATTTCAAAAGAACTCATTGAAGAAGAGCGTCCACAAATTAATGAGCCTTACAATCCTCACAAACAAAGAGATGAAGATGCGCCAGGGCCGGCTTTCCACGATAAAAAAGAAAAAAATACAAAGGAAAATTTAGGAGGTTCTTATAAATTTATTATTGCTAAGAAATACAAAAAACCACAAACAAGAGGCGATAAAAATTATAACAAACGGAATAAGAAATAA